In a genomic window of Flavobacterium crassostreae:
- a CDS encoding DUF6452 family protein, with product MKKKLLLLLVVAWGFSGCEKDDICDANTITTPRLVLSFYDIANASVPKEVKNLTVIADGMSQGVSYQGSTLINGSKVAIPLKTDADLVRFRFILNYKSTVIPLENEDVLQINYSRKDVFVSRACGFKTEYTLDPIQPLEHTDGAAADLLWMKHIAVKTSTIVHENETHLEIFF from the coding sequence ATGAAAAAGAAACTTTTATTGTTATTGGTCGTTGCTTGGGGGTTTTCCGGATGCGAGAAAGACGATATTTGTGATGCCAATACCATCACTACTCCTAGATTAGTGCTTTCTTTTTATGATATTGCCAATGCATCTGTACCTAAAGAGGTCAAAAACTTGACTGTTATTGCCGACGGAATGAGCCAAGGCGTTAGCTACCAAGGCAGCACTCTAATTAACGGTAGTAAGGTAGCAATTCCTTTAAAAACCGATGCCGATTTGGTTCGTTTTCGTTTTATTTTGAATTACAAAAGCACGGTTATACCCTTAGAGAACGAGGATGTTTTGCAAATAAATTATAGTCGCAAGGATGTTTTTGTGTCTAGAGCTTGTGGTTTTAAAACCGAATATACTTTAGATCCTATACAACCTTTAGAACATACGGATGGCGCAGCGGCAGACTTGCTATGGATGAAACACATTGCCGTAAAAACCAGTACAATAGTCCACGAAAATGAAACACATCTTGAAATATTTTTTTAG
- the rlmD gene encoding 23S rRNA (uracil(1939)-C(5))-methyltransferase RlmD encodes MGRKNTDKVVFHQIKVLDAGAKGVSVAKAPDGKVVFIPNVVPGDVVDVQTFKKRKSFYEGKAVHFHEFSEHRVEPVCEHFGVCGGCKWQNMNYDQQLFYKQNEVLNHLQRIGKIALPDLEPILGSEKKFFYRNKMEFSFSNSRWLTQAEIGSTEDLGNRNALGFHIPKMWDKILDITKCHLQEDPSNAIRNEVRDFANANGMTFFNPREHSGLLRTLMLRTASTGEIMLLVQFFENDKAARELLLNHLYEKFPQITSLQYVINNKANDTLYDTEVILYKGRDYILEEMEGLKFSINAKSFYQTNSDQAYELYKITRDFAGLTGNEIVYDLYTGTGTIAQFVSKKAKKVIGVESVPDAIKDAKANAVRNEITNCEFFVGDMKLVFNEHFIAQHGQPDVIITDPPRDGMHKDVIEQILKIAPAKVVYVSCNSATQARDLALMDEKYKVTRVRPVDMFPQTHHVENVVLLERR; translated from the coding sequence ATGGGAAGAAAAAATACAGACAAGGTGGTCTTTCATCAAATTAAAGTTCTTGATGCAGGCGCAAAAGGCGTATCGGTGGCTAAGGCTCCCGATGGTAAGGTGGTGTTTATACCAAATGTGGTGCCAGGAGATGTGGTCGATGTGCAAACTTTTAAAAAACGCAAGTCTTTTTATGAAGGAAAAGCAGTGCATTTTCACGAGTTCTCGGAGCACCGTGTAGAGCCTGTTTGCGAGCATTTTGGGGTTTGTGGGGGCTGTAAGTGGCAAAACATGAACTATGACCAACAGTTGTTTTATAAGCAAAATGAGGTTTTGAACCATTTGCAACGCATTGGAAAAATTGCACTTCCGGATTTGGAACCTATCTTGGGTTCTGAGAAAAAGTTTTTTTATAGAAATAAAATGGAATTTTCGTTTTCTAATAGCCGCTGGTTGACCCAGGCCGAAATTGGCAGCACGGAAGATTTAGGAAATCGAAATGCTTTGGGTTTTCATATCCCTAAAATGTGGGATAAAATTCTGGATATTACTAAATGCCACTTGCAAGAAGATCCTTCTAACGCAATTAGAAATGAAGTTAGGGATTTTGCTAATGCTAATGGAATGACGTTTTTTAATCCTAGAGAGCATTCGGGTTTGTTGAGAACCTTGATGTTGCGTACAGCATCTACGGGTGAGATTATGTTATTGGTTCAGTTTTTTGAAAACGACAAAGCGGCTAGAGAGTTGCTTTTGAATCATTTATATGAGAAATTTCCGCAAATTACGTCGTTACAATATGTGATTAATAATAAAGCAAACGATACCTTGTATGATACGGAGGTTATTTTGTATAAAGGAAGAGATTATATCTTAGAAGAAATGGAAGGCCTTAAATTTAGTATTAATGCCAAATCATTCTATCAAACCAACTCGGATCAAGCGTACGAATTATACAAAATAACTCGGGATTTTGCTGGATTGACCGGTAATGAAATTGTGTATGACCTATACACCGGAACGGGTACTATTGCGCAATTTGTTTCCAAGAAAGCAAAAAAAGTGATTGGCGTGGAGAGTGTTCCAGATGCCATCAAAGATGCCAAAGCCAACGCGGTACGCAATGAAATTACTAATTGTGAGTTCTTTGTAGGAGACATGAAGTTGGTCTTTAACGAGCACTTTATTGCGCAGCACGGACAACCGGATGTAATTATTACGGATCCTCCTAGAGATGGGATGCACAAAGATGTGATAGAACAAATTCTAAAAATTGCTCCTGCCAAAGTGGTGTATGTAAGCTGTAACTCTGCTACACAAGCGCGCGATTTGGCCTTGATGGATGAGAAATATAAAGTAACTCGGGTGCGTCCGGTGGATATGTTTCCGCAAACGCATCATGTTGAAAATGTTGTACTTTTGGAAAGAAGGTAG
- a CDS encoding mechanosensitive ion channel family protein: MLLNQELYSLQIDPSWLTYYFDADPKIAYYLSLPLLLLGLFIACFVTWYLTKKIIVNAIHRLFLKTKTTWDDILIEKKIFDKLAYIIPAVLVIFLVPILLAKYAAVSGYVVTLAKILILFVIIRTINAMLSVLNEILSQSHIFKDKPISSYIQVLNILVYFVGGILVLSLLLGKSPFYFLGAMGAMTAVLLLIFKDTILGFVASIQMSVYDMVRVGDWIAMPKYDADGDVMSINLSTVKVQNWDKTITTIPTYAFINDSFKNWRGMSNSGGRRIKRAIYLKVSSFEFCDQKMLDRFKQYTLIRDYIIKKENEIDTINNALMQNQTNIVNTKSLTNIGVFRVYAENYILANPHINTEMTTMVRQLDPTSKGLPLEIYCFSYEKEWEKYEQIKSDIFDHLLTIISQFELEVFEEPTGKDFVHLLDTAKP, from the coding sequence ATGCTTTTGAACCAAGAATTATATTCGCTACAAATTGATCCCAGCTGGCTAACCTATTATTTTGATGCCGATCCTAAAATAGCCTATTATTTAAGTCTTCCGCTACTGCTTTTGGGCTTGTTTATTGCTTGTTTTGTGACTTGGTATTTGACCAAAAAAATAATTGTAAACGCCATTCATAGGCTGTTTTTAAAAACTAAAACTACTTGGGACGATATTTTGATTGAAAAAAAAATATTTGACAAGCTTGCCTATATTATTCCTGCAGTACTGGTTATTTTTTTGGTGCCTATTCTATTGGCTAAGTATGCAGCAGTATCTGGCTATGTGGTTACTTTGGCCAAAATACTGATTTTATTTGTAATCATCCGGACTATCAACGCCATGCTATCAGTGCTGAATGAAATACTGTCTCAATCACACATTTTTAAAGACAAACCCATTAGTAGCTACATCCAAGTGCTCAATATACTTGTGTATTTTGTGGGAGGCATATTGGTGTTGTCTTTGCTTTTGGGCAAGAGTCCTTTTTATTTTCTGGGAGCCATGGGAGCCATGACTGCTGTGTTACTTTTGATCTTTAAGGATACTATTTTGGGTTTTGTGGCTAGTATCCAGATGTCTGTGTACGATATGGTACGGGTTGGAGATTGGATTGCCATGCCTAAATACGATGCAGATGGCGATGTGATGTCTATCAATTTAAGTACGGTTAAGGTACAAAATTGGGATAAAACAATTACAACCATTCCTACGTATGCTTTTATTAATGACTCTTTTAAAAACTGGCGCGGAATGAGTAATTCTGGCGGCCGAAGGATCAAAAGAGCCATTTATCTTAAGGTGAGTAGTTTTGAGTTTTGTGACCAAAAAATGTTGGATCGGTTTAAGCAATATACCCTAATTAGGGATTATATTATTAAAAAAGAAAACGAAATCGATACCATAAACAATGCTTTAATGCAAAACCAAACCAATATTGTTAACACAAAAAGCCTTACCAATATTGGGGTTTTTAGGGTATATGCCGAAAATTATATTCTGGCCAATCCGCACATCAATACCGAAATGACTACTATGGTACGGCAGTTGGACCCTACCTCTAAGGGATTGCCTTTGGAGATTTATTGTTTTAGCTACGAGAAAGAATGGGAAAAATACGAGCAAATAAAATCGGATATTTTTGACCATTTACTAACTATTATATCGCAATTTGAATTGGAGGTTTTTGAGGAGCCTACCGGAAAGGATTTTGTGCATTTACTGGATACTGCTAAACCATAA
- a CDS encoding GDSL-type esterase/lipase family protein produces MPERSSLADFPNLNKYQSQNIWLQNQPLDPTRVVFIGDSITAFWSAVMPEYFQNSRYINRGISGQTTPQIYLRFTADVLALKPAVVVILAGTNDLAGNTGPATIKTISETIFDMVELAQNHGIKAIMCSVLPAIDFPWSPNQNPAARIIALNALLLNYATTHGIAFVDYHSAMADTQNGLPKIYSYDGVHPNKKGYQIMAPIVDQALAGC; encoded by the coding sequence ATGCCAGAAAGATCAAGTCTTGCAGATTTTCCTAATTTAAACAAATACCAATCCCAAAATATTTGGTTACAAAACCAACCCTTGGATCCTACCCGAGTGGTGTTTATAGGGGATTCTATTACTGCATTTTGGTCTGCGGTAATGCCAGAATATTTTCAGAATTCGCGCTATATCAATAGAGGCATCAGCGGACAAACCACACCACAAATATACCTACGTTTTACTGCAGATGTGCTGGCTCTAAAACCTGCTGTGGTAGTTATTCTGGCGGGCACCAATGATCTAGCCGGAAACACGGGTCCGGCAACTATAAAAACCATCTCGGAAACCATTTTCGACATGGTAGAACTAGCCCAAAATCATGGTATAAAAGCCATTATGTGTAGCGTATTGCCTGCCATAGATTTTCCTTGGAGTCCAAATCAAAACCCAGCTGCTAGGATAATAGCTCTAAATGCGTTGCTACTAAACTACGCTACAACGCATGGCATTGCATTTGTGGATTACCACTCCGCAATGGCAGACACTCAAAATGGGTTGCCCAAAATATACTCTTATGATGGGGTACACCCCAATAAAAAAGGCTACCAAATCATGGCGCCTATAGTGGATCAAGCTTTGGCTGGTTGCTAA
- a CDS encoding OsmC family peroxiredoxin, with amino-acid sequence MKRNATAIWNGSLKEGAGNLSTQSTVLQQTPYSFKSRFETGVGTNPEELIAAAHAGCFTMQLTAYIVEAGHEVESIETKCDIDFQEGSVVGSHLSVHAKIKAMDSAGFQELVTKAEKNCPISKLLATKITSAATLVG; translated from the coding sequence ATGAAAAGAAATGCAACCGCAATTTGGAATGGCTCTCTTAAAGAAGGAGCAGGAAATCTAAGTACGCAAAGTACTGTCTTACAACAAACGCCATATTCTTTTAAATCCAGATTTGAGACCGGAGTGGGGACTAACCCAGAAGAATTAATTGCAGCAGCGCATGCAGGCTGTTTTACCATGCAATTAACGGCTTATATTGTAGAGGCCGGACACGAAGTAGAAAGTATAGAAACAAAATGTGATATTGATTTTCAAGAAGGCAGTGTTGTGGGGTCTCACTTGAGCGTCCATGCTAAAATAAAAGCGATGGATAGCGCTGGTTTTCAAGAATTGGTTACCAAAGCCGAAAAAAACTGCCCAATTTCTAAATTATTAGCTACTAAGATAACTTCTGCAGCTACTTTGGTTGGATAA
- the cysM gene encoding cysteine synthase CysM: protein MKPKKILQLIGNTPLVKTTSLVQNKNITLLLKLEGNNPGGSVKDRAAYNMIAAALERGDIKKGDALIEATSGNTGIALAMIASLFNLNIELIMPEDATKERIQTMRAYGATVTLTPAKEGILGSRDYADNKVAQGGYVMLNQFANEDNWKAHYKTTGPEIWKDTKGKVTHFVSAMGTTGTIMGTSTYLKEQNPRVQIIGAQPSDGSQIPGIRKWPQEYLPKIFDASKVDRLIEVTEQEARQMTKRLALEEGIFAGMSSGGSVVAALKMAQEIESGVIVAIICDRGDRYLSSDLFD from the coding sequence ATGAAACCCAAAAAAATACTGCAACTCATAGGAAATACCCCTTTGGTAAAAACTACTAGTTTAGTACAAAACAAAAACATTACTTTGTTATTAAAATTAGAAGGCAATAATCCTGGAGGCAGTGTAAAAGACAGAGCAGCCTACAACATGATTGCTGCAGCCTTAGAAAGAGGAGATATTAAAAAAGGAGATGCCTTAATTGAAGCAACCAGCGGAAATACTGGAATAGCCCTAGCAATGATTGCCTCTTTATTTAACCTCAACATAGAGTTAATAATGCCCGAAGATGCCACCAAAGAACGCATACAAACCATGCGGGCTTATGGAGCAACCGTAACCCTTACTCCTGCCAAAGAAGGTATTTTAGGATCCAGAGATTATGCCGACAACAAAGTAGCACAAGGAGGTTATGTAATGCTAAACCAGTTTGCAAATGAGGATAACTGGAAAGCCCATTACAAAACCACAGGCCCCGAAATATGGAAAGACACCAAGGGCAAAGTGACTCATTTTGTATCGGCCATGGGAACTACAGGAACCATTATGGGTACCTCAACGTATTTAAAAGAACAAAATCCGAGGGTGCAAATAATAGGGGCACAACCTAGTGATGGGTCCCAAATTCCGGGTATTAGAAAATGGCCCCAAGAATATTTACCCAAAATTTTTGATGCCTCAAAAGTAGACCGTCTGATCGAAGTTACAGAACAAGAAGCCCGCCAAATGACCAAACGCTTAGCCCTCGAAGAAGGTATCTTTGCTGGCATGAGCAGCGGAGGCTCTGTAGTTGCTGCACTAAAAATGGCACAAGAGATTGAGTCTGGAGTTATTGTAGCTATTATTTGTGACCGAGGAGATCGGTACTTGTCTTCGGATTTATTTGATTGA